The genomic stretch TGAACATGATGTAATTAATGTCTCAAATGTGattcaagaaaaaaacataaatatgaTTGGAGTTCGCTAATTGTATGATTATAATCGAAAGTATTATAACTAAAAAATTAAGCATACCAGGACCCGATAGAacctactttttcttctcttaaaaGTAGAAATCTACTGCTGAAGTTTTGCTGTAACATTTCGTTACACCCCGTAtgtagttttattattaataaaattttcgatattaaattttagatTTACTAAAATCGGAAATTACTAATTTACACGTATGACGAAATGAGAATAGTAGTAAATTCTAAAATTCTTTGCAAACCGGTATTGATACTGGGCATGTAAACAATTTTGCTATAATATTGTCTATACACAATCCATTTACTGGCGTCATCAATTTTCCGTAGGAATACAAGTGtctaataatgtaaattttggTTTATTGAATACCAAAATACCAGTCCATCCTAGGTTGGAGAAATTTATCGACAATGATCTAATGAGTCGTCTAAAAGATACgacatttaaaaagatatccCATGATATCATCATGATATCAATCATGGGAAGcatcaatcaattttttaactaGCGTTATGCcgcttattttcttcttctctattgGCGTCGTTTTGAGTATCTTTATTCTGATCATAGAAAACTATATTATCATccacaaagaaaagaatatttccatGGTAGATCGTATAACGTCTACTAAGTACTCAGAATTTTAtgtaaagaggaagaaatgcattagatattttgataatagatTACGCAGATCGGAAATGTGCAcagataaaatacaattttagcAACAACCGTAATGTTCGGtctaatgaatttatatatcatgattataattttttaatataataggaACACGTTTATGCCTAGATaaactttgatattatttagtaCAGTTTGAATTTGAAACAGAActctttcattatattattcgagTAGACGTATATAACACGTtatctctatttattaattgtccGTGcacatattttaattctttcaaacTGTTTCGATTTTTCATACTTGTACGAAATATGATATGTCTAAGtattttataatcgaaaaacacatttcaattttcatctgttatgaataatttctatttgagcggtataaataattgaattacgTTTCcttagaaattttcaattatatactCAATTTAAGCTgcatctaaaataaataatttcagtGTCTATCTGTGTATTTTTAGATAACGCATTCGTTGATGTCGTTCTCAATTGCGAACGCATTTTTATAACTCATGCATTCGTAAAGAGTTCAATAGTATACGTGCGtcattttttgattttgttcATCACTTGATTATTTGATCCAGTTAATCTAGCGTGCCCGATTACTATTTTTTCGGGTAGGTCCATAGACTACCAGTGTACCATCTAATCGTAATccatatgttttatttttaagaacaaTATATGAGGTCGTTAACTTGCTAATCTAACACACAAATTGGTTTCACAATgctgtttttaaataatcactAAAATTTCAATAGTTATTTAACTTATGTAATACATTTATGTTTTACGTTATGACATTTTGTatggattttttttccacttgTTTCCGTAGATGGAAATTCTAACGATGAATTCAAACGGAATTCTCCGTAGTTGCAATCTCTAACTGTGTAGGTGTGAATAAATTGTTAAGACGTAAGCTTATACGGTTCGGCTTGAGCCAATTTGTCGCAAATCATATCGAAAGACATATATCCGttgaaatgtaataaataagtCACGTTATTATCCTCTGATATCTTGATAACTGCTATCACTACTTTGAAACATTGTATCCATCCCTTCCAATTTGTATTATCCAAAACGAACGATTTCATGATGAATAGAACTTGTAGAACACTAACTCTgccattattttcgttacacttagtatttgaaaatattctgcgtgaatttctttgtttgtttctttgacTGATATTTATGATCGTACGTATGGCTACGTAATATGCTTTAAAATTTGCAATGTACTTCACTTTCATCATACTTTCATCATATTCTCAACGTCAATTTATTGTGTAGGtcaaagaaaagttaaaacaGGTCATGTAaatgttcattatttttcatattttctgtTCTCTTACTTCCTATCATATAAGATCAATACGTTCGATGGCTAATGCGAAACTgcatgaataattaaatggaATAACGGAGATTCTATCGTTTGTATTGTTCACCTATAGTGTTTACGTATGGTTTGAGCGCAGAAAGTctatttatttagttaaagataaaatcattttcttcgcATTAATACGCACATGAACATTGCGTGACTTACGATCTACACTACAATCATAAATGatctgaaaataattctttcaataGTTTAAAAATTTAGTCTCTTGTGATCTTCCTTTGCTGTCGGTTAgacgatatttcattttcgctAAAAGTTGTCGAATcgttcaaattgaaaaatagcccaataaataattcaattgacAGACGAAAAAATGGCGTTTATTGTACTATTGAagatacttcttcttctttttctttttcttccgaaGACCGCAAGTTTAATCGAATTTCATTCAATCGGCGAAGAAcaaactttttttatcatagataTTTGCAAATTACACGAATTGAaatctgtaatatttttatatgccgAATCTACAGAAGGTaaatgtattttctattttcttctcttcatttctattatatttatatttattttgctcAGAAATGGAAATGGCAACGATGATATTCAAATATAGGCGGACGCTATCTCGTGAAGGAGTTGCGAGCACCAATTTGTACTTTTCACAATTGCATGAATCATCGTATTACTTAAACCACATTGTACGACCGTATTATATAGTGGTGATCTCAAATTACAACGCAATGAATCAGTTCTCATTAGCAACAAGTACCTATGACATGTCTTCAGCTGTGTGGCTAgtcatattcatttataagGAAAGTAATTCCGATTATTGTCACAATCCACCaggtaatatatttcatttaaaattcaacTCTGAAATGATGATCCGTTGTGGTACGGAAAACATTTTACGAGAATGGTATTCGATTGATACGCATCAAATCGAGATTAATGATGTAGCAACTTGGAGTTTAAAGAATGGAATCAATAAAATGGTTCCAGattttatttacgaaagaagatataatttaCAGGGTTTAATCATGAGAGCTACTGTAGTTAAGGTAAAAtattctcgtttttatttaacaataaaatttttctctattttcatctttcttttttctttgccatTTATAGGGTTCACTATTCacaattaaaaacaaagatgGTGAATTAGACGGTATATTTGgtagaataataagaaaacttTGTGTAGCTCTAAATTTTAGTTACAACGTTGTATCAGAAGTAAAAGAATATGGAAGGTGGGAtccagaaagaaaaatttggtCTGGAGGAATTGCGGAATTATATACTGGACGTGCTGACATTTCTATTTCAGATTTTAGTATTACAAATGATAGATTGAAAGTCGTTGACTTCACGCTCCCTTTGTTGAACTCTAAAAACATTCTCGTCATTCGAGTACCAGAAAATTTAAGGATTCAATTGTCATCTTACTTTTTAGTACGATTAtttgcaataaaatattttattgttccCTTCTTCAGGTATTAACccttataaattaaaaaattgttatttttatagacTTTTACTCTTTCTGTTTGGATTGCTGTGTTTGCCGTATTAATTGCTTCATCGATTTTCCTGATCTTTctcaaaataaaaagtacaaCCAAATGTAAAATAGGATATTTattgatcgataattttttagaGATTTGGGGTATATTTTGCCAACAGGGAATTGCGGGTTTGATTCTATGTTTCTTGAATTACGTTTCATTTCACGTTTCTAATAGGTATATTTACTCAAAGTATTTGTTGCTGTAGATTTCTCTTATAAATCTTCATTACGAATAGCATActtctctatatctcttttgGTTATCGTCTTTTGGGCCGCCTATTCAGCTGCTTTGATAAGCTGTTTAATGTCTGTATTCAACGTGTTACCATTTAATTCATTAGAGAGCTTCGTTGCAGACGGTACTTATCAGCTTGCAACCACTCGTGGTTCGGCTTATTACGATAAGTTTGCAGTAAGTATGATACGTACATCAtagtatatgtacatatataatctgCATCTatctacacatacatatatatgtataaaaaaataaatataaaaaaacaaaaaaatatatttatttgtagaatTCGAAAGACCCGTTAGCAAAGAAGGTAATGAAGTTGATGCTAAATGTTGAAAAATTGCCCATTACCGATCATGAAGGATTCGAAATGGTACAAtgaagtattataaaaaagaaaattaaataatatttatttatatagtgCGTAATCTAAATGCGGCAAAATTTCAGGATTGAATTTctcatatataaagaaaaagaaataggctTCATCAATATGAGTACGGAAATACTTAAACTGCGAATTTATAGATTTTCAAATAGAATCTTATATTTCTCCAATATTTATTCACTGGAATTATGATCCAAACTGTTGACATTTTCTTAAAGATATGTTCAACATGTCTAACTACTGCTTGAATACAAACTTTACTTTATAGCCCTGTTGATTTCCGAACTCGATTCAAGATACACTTACGTATAATTGAGAATATGGTAATCTATTTGCGagtgataaaaatattcagtATAACAAAGAAGTAATCAGATTTTGTTACATATTTAAACAGAATGTAACTATTGATTCAGATTTAATTCCgaggaataaaataatcatgatCGGAAATATAATCATGTGATAATATCCAACTCTAAAGTCTAATAACGcgaaaattaaacattttggGACCCATATTGA from Vespa velutina chromosome 21, iVesVel2.1, whole genome shotgun sequence encodes the following:
- the LOC124956231 gene encoding uncharacterized protein LOC124956231; the encoded protein is MAFIVLLKILLLLFLFLPKTASLIEFHSIGEEQTFFIIDICKLHELKSVIFLYAESTEEMEMATMIFKYRRTLSREGVASTNLYFSQLHESSYYLNHIVRPYYIVVISNYNAMNQFSLATSTYDMSSAVWLVIFIYKESNSDYCHNPPGNIFHLKFNSEMMIRCGTENILREWYSIDTHQIEINDVATWSLKNGINKMVPDFIYERRYNLQGLIMRATVVKL
- the LOC124956230 gene encoding uncharacterized protein LOC124956230 isoform X3, which encodes MSVFNVLPFNSLESFVADGTYQLATTRGSAYYDKFANSKDPLAKKVMKLMLNVEKLPITDHEGFEMICKNWKLAIYTSDQLIAAENLKIPCNIICIETGHTDSSAMILSKSNSFIDVINFQNLSTMV